The Syntrophorhabdaceae bacterium genome includes the window GAGCCCCGCGGCATATTCCCATTCCCTGAGGAACGCTTTGTCGGGCATGAGAAAGTGGCTGGCGAAGACGCTGGCCTCGCGGTCTTCCTCCTTGTCCTCCGCGGTCTGGCTGACGTCATATGCGTCCGGGTGGAGCACAAGATGCCCCAGCTCACGGGCAACGGTGAAGATCCGGTCCTCGACGGTGATCCTCTCCCAGATATTCACCGCGATTGCCGGTCCGCCATCCTCCTCCGCGACAGAAAAGCCATGGAGACTGCCGGACGCCGTTTCGAACGGATAGATCCTGATGCCGGCGTTCTCCAGCAGGCCGCATATGTTATGAATGGACTGGCCATCGTTCCCGCTCCGGAAGCGATGGCCTGGTCGGGTGTACCCTGTGGGACAGGGAACGAACGCCCCGGTGTATTTTCCCCTTGCGCACGGTACGCCAATGGCGTATAATAATAGTGATGGACATAATCGAGACCACGGTATTCACAAGAAGAGTCCTTGAACTCCTTTCGGAGGAAGAATACCGGCTCCTGCAATTGCACTTGATCAACAAACCGGATGCCGGCAAGATCATCAAAAAGTCTGGAGGTCTCAGGAAGCTTCGCTGGGCGGCAAAAGGCCACGGGAAAAGCGGCGGAGTCAGGATCATATATTACTGGTTCCTGGAAAAAGATTCGATCTTGCTCTTGTTTGTCTATGCGAAGAATGAAGCCGAGGACCTCACGCAGGACCAGCTGCAGCAACTAAGTAAGGCCGTCAAAGGAGAAGCCACATGAAAAAGAAACTATTCGACGAGCTCCTCGAAAGTGTTAAGCAGGGCGCCGCCATTATGAAGGGCACGATGGAGCCCTCGCGTGTCTTCCATTTTCCTGATACAGAAGTGAAAAAGCTCCGCAAACATTACGGTCTGTCGCAAGACAGGTTCGCCTCTTTGATGGGCATAAGCGTGGCCACGCTTCGTAACTGGGAACA containing:
- the nadS gene encoding NadS family protein, producing the protein MKKKLFDELLESVKQGAAIMKGTMEPSRVFHFPDTEVKKLRKHYGLSQDRFASLMGISVATLRNWEQGRRQPEGPARVLLMVAAKHPEILLELTGRT
- a CDS encoding type II toxin-antitoxin system RelE/ParE family toxin translates to MDIIETTVFTRRVLELLSEEEYRLLQLHLINKPDAGKIIKKSGGLRKLRWAAKGHGKSGGVRIIYYWFLEKDSILLLFVYAKNEAEDLTQDQLQQLSKAVKGEAT